In Ruficoccus amylovorans, the genomic stretch CAAAGGCTTCGCCATGCTCGCCAACATCTGCGAAAAGGGCACTGCCGCCCGTCCGCTCAGCCGTGAACAAAAGCGTGCCAACAGGCAAAAGAGCCGCATCCGCTCCCGCGTCGAACACGCCTTCGGCCGCATCGCCCAGTTCGGCGGCGACCGCTTCCGACGTATCGGCCAGAGACGATGTCGCTTCGAAACCGCCCTTACCAACCTCACCTACAACCTCGACCGCTATGCCATGTTCCATGCCAGGGGCTGAGCCTACACAATCGGGAGAAAATCGCCGCCAAACGCCTCAATCTGAGGCCAAAACAACCACCGCAACTCCCTGCAACTGCCCATCAAGCCCCCTTCCAGGCATCTGAAATCTCATAGCTGAACGGCTCAAGCAAAATGACTCCCTTAATCGAAGTGGCCTTTTGAACCCATTGCGCTATTTCAAATCTTATTTGTGTTCGCGCTTCAGTGGCCCCGTTGCACTTAACACCTGTTCCGCCAGTTCTAGGCGCGATTGATCAGCTTTTCGATGATTGCCTGTTCGATTAGTCAATACCACTACATAGCGTTGACTGGTAGGATCTATCCAAAGTGACACCCCACTCCAGCCTGTGTGGCTCATTGTCGCATCCGAGAGTGAGGGTGGATTGAGCTTCGAATCCACTCGCCAGCCAAACGCCACTGGAGAACGACTGTCGGGACGTATGCCTAGCATTTTAACCACCTCTTCAGACAGAATTCGCTTCCCGTTATACATTCCGCTAGCTAACAGCATGCGGCAAAAGGCTGATAAATCTTCAGCGGTTGAAAAGAGTCCTGCATTGCCGATCGCTTGATTCGCATGCCGAGCCGGAGGATCGCTGGCCACACCTAGCGTTTGCGTGACGCCCTGCCTAACTACATGCGATGGATCAGGGTTCTCTAACGGTGCCCAATGAGTGTTTCGCATGGCAAGCGGTTCGAAAACATGCTCCGCACAAAATTCTGTCATGTTCTGCCCCGATGCGTTCTCAGCAATGAGCCCAAGTAGAATGAAATTGGCGCATGAATATTCATAGAGCTCTCCAGCGGGACGGACAGGAGAGAACCTTAAAATACGTTCGATCACTAGATCTTTTTTATCGTATGGCTTTTCGTTGTTAAAACCAGAGAGATGGCGGGCGAGATCGCGAACCGTGACTGGACTGTCCAATTGTCCATTGTAATTGTTTAGATAGTTTGTGAAATCTATGTCGGGATCAATCAAGCCTCGGTCTATGCACAAGGCGATGGCTGTAGTGGTTCCCACAGCCTTAGTCACGCTGGCTAAATCAAACACTGCATCCTCATGCATCGGAATCGTTTTTCCCTTGTCCATCCAGCCCCAGGCCTGCTTGAAGAATACTTCATCAGCTGTTCCTGCGATGACCACCGCACCTGACCATAAGCCATCGGAAATAGAGGAAGCGTTCAGGTCATCTGCGGAGTCTATGTCTGCTGTCAAAGTAAAACATGGAAATGCTAGGGCAATTAAGTAGGTTAGGTAACGCCTAGGTGAGTTGGTTATATTTGTTTTGAAACTCATAAAGATAGGTCATAAAGATAGGAACAGCACAGACATCGACTACACTTTACACTAGGCCGCGTGGACAAAATACGGAACGAGCAGCTGTAGGCGATTTTTGAAGCCGAAATTCAGGTTTCGAGGTGAGGCAATTCAAGAATTGTCGAGCCGAGGACATGGATTTCGGGTCAAAAAGCGCCAAGAGATGCGACGCGAGTATTTTGTCCACGTGGCCTAGGACATCGGTAACACTTATTAAGTTGATGGAGTGCTTAGGTTGTTGAGTCAAGGTTTCGTTTGAGATGGAAATAGTGATTAGGAGGTGGGTAGTTGTTGGGATCTTTTAGGCTTGGATGCTCTAGGTTCTTGTTTGGGAGAGATCACAAGTTCCTTCGGTCGCTAAATCTCTTTGGCGTCGAACTCCAGATTGTCCAGATGCAAGTTAGCGTAATGTAGCTCAGTGATTCCCGCCAGATTCTCGAAGAACCGGACTCGACAGCGCCTGCATAGACCTCGCTCAAGTATAAGTTTGAGCAACAGTGGGAGATGTGGCCGGATTGACTGACGGGCTTGATTACTGATAGGAAATTCAATTATACTGCCTATAGGCCATCCACTCCCCCCGTTCTCCCACCCCAAGCGGCACAAAGCATTCAAAGTGGAGCATTGGCTATGACTCCTAATGGGAACGAAACGCTTCCAGACCTGACTATCATTCCACCCGAAGCACAGGCACGAGCGGATGAATATTGGAATAACCTGTATCCGAATGGCCCCACTGCTCCCGTGCCCGGTTGGCTGGGGTCTGGCCAACCTCAACAGACCCCGCAGATTCCACAGGCCCCGCAGCCAACAGCGAGTACGCCTTCGGCCAATCCAATGACTACGGATAACTGGCGCGGAACTGGCATGAGCTTGAATGATTTTCTTGCTGGGCAGACGAGTGAAAGCCTTCCCGGCGAAGGATACGTTCCTAGCTATCCAAGCTTTGATGTTCCTGGTTCAGGTATCGCTAATGGCCGCAATCCAAACATGCCCCCGCTTCCTAGTTCCGGTAATTCCGGCATTGATATGGCTTTTGGGCCCGGAAGCTATGCAAGCGGGGGCGGAATGCCCTCTTTACCTAGTTCTGGAAATTCGTCGATTGATAGAGCTTTTGGCCAAAATAGCTACGCCAAAGGCGGGGGCCAGCCCCCTTTCGGGCAAGGCCGTCCCGGTGAAGACCTTCGGGGCGGCTATAGCCTGAGAGAGCTACAGCCAGAAATGGAAATGATTGCTGCTGAATATGAACGCAGGGGAGCCAAGAGGCCGTCTCGCAATCAGCTTACAGGCATGGCTGTAAATCAATTAAATGGGCAGCAGGCTAAAATATCGAATCAAATTGCTGGCAATACCGCCGATGCCGAAGAGTTACTGATAGGAAATTCAATTATCGAGGTTGATGTGTTTGGGGTAAGTTTTCTTGGTATTTGGGCATGCTGCCGCCCTTGGGCGGACGTATGGGAGGTGCGCCGGGGTATCATTTAGGGCAGGTTAGTCTTTTGGGCATGCGTTGGAAAGGAAAAAGCGGGTTTTTCTATCACAATTGGGGTTTTATTGGCCAGACGGGCAATATGATGTGGGCCCACCTCGGACGGGAGGCAGATTAATCGATATAGAAGGTTGGCAGGCCGTCTGGCGGGAAGGGGTCGATGGCGTCCCAGCCGTGACTGTCAGCTTGAGGGATGTTTGCCGAGTCGTTTGCCTGAGTC encodes the following:
- a CDS encoding serine hydrolase domain-containing protein is translated as MSFKTNITNSPRRYLTYLIALAFPCFTLTADIDSADDLNASSISDGLWSGAVVIAGTADEVFFKQAWGWMDKGKTIPMHEDAVFDLASVTKAVGTTTAIALCIDRGLIDPDIDFTNYLNNYNGQLDSPVTVRDLARHLSGFNNEKPYDKKDLVIERILRFSPVRPAGELYEYSCANFILLGLIAENASGQNMTEFCAEHVFEPLAMRNTHWAPLENPDPSHVVRQGVTQTLGVASDPPARHANQAIGNAGLFSTAEDLSAFCRMLLASGMYNGKRILSEEVVKMLGIRPDSRSPVAFGWRVDSKLNPPSLSDATMSHTGWSGVSLWIDPTSQRYVVVLTNRTGNHRKADQSRLELAEQVLSATGPLKREHK